Proteins encoded together in one Aerosakkonema funiforme FACHB-1375 window:
- a CDS encoding pyridoxal phosphate-dependent aminotransferase, with amino-acid sequence MKLAARVEKVQPSLTLAIAAKAKAMKATGIDVCSFSTGEPDFDTPEHIKAAAKQALDEGKTKYGPAAGEPKLREAIAHKLKTENHLAYSADNVIVTNGGKHSLFNLILALIDPGEEVIIPAPYWLSYPEMVRLASGEPIIVPTDEKNNYKITPEQLRQAITPKTRLFILNSPSNPTGVVYTPDEIKALAEVVVEKDIWVVSDEIYEKIIYDGAEHLSIGAVSPQAFDRTLISNGFAKGYSMTGWRIGYLAGPVEIIKAASTIQGHSTSNVCTFAQYGAIAALTSPQDCVEEMRQAFAKRRQVMLERLRAIPGLSCPTPDGAFYLFINISKTGLTSLEFCDALLENQQVAAIPGIAFGADDCIRLSYATDMSTIEKGMERLDKFVRSRI; translated from the coding sequence ATGAAGCTGGCAGCAAGAGTTGAGAAAGTTCAGCCTTCCCTAACGTTAGCGATCGCCGCCAAAGCGAAGGCGATGAAGGCAACGGGAATTGATGTGTGTAGTTTCAGCACTGGTGAACCGGATTTCGATACGCCAGAGCATATCAAAGCTGCTGCCAAGCAGGCTCTGGATGAAGGAAAGACCAAGTATGGCCCAGCCGCTGGGGAGCCGAAGTTGCGGGAAGCGATCGCTCACAAGCTGAAAACAGAAAATCATCTCGCTTACAGTGCGGATAACGTCATAGTCACCAATGGCGGTAAGCATTCTCTGTTCAACCTCATCCTGGCGCTGATCGACCCTGGCGAAGAGGTAATCATTCCCGCGCCGTATTGGTTGAGTTATCCGGAAATGGTGAGATTGGCAAGTGGCGAGCCGATAATCGTACCTACGGATGAGAAAAATAACTACAAAATTACGCCAGAACAACTGCGGCAGGCGATAACGCCGAAAACGCGCCTATTTATCCTCAATTCGCCTTCTAATCCCACAGGTGTGGTATATACGCCAGATGAAATTAAGGCGTTGGCGGAAGTGGTGGTGGAAAAAGATATTTGGGTTGTTTCTGACGAAATTTACGAGAAAATTATTTACGATGGAGCCGAACACCTCAGCATCGGTGCAGTTAGTCCCCAAGCTTTCGATCGCACCCTGATCAGCAACGGATTCGCCAAAGGTTATTCCATGACCGGTTGGCGGATCGGTTATTTAGCTGGCCCAGTTGAGATAATTAAAGCAGCCAGTACCATCCAAGGTCACAGTACCTCGAATGTTTGTACCTTTGCACAATACGGTGCGATCGCAGCTTTAACAAGTCCGCAAGATTGTGTAGAAGAAATGCGCCAAGCATTTGCCAAGCGGCGTCAGGTGATGTTGGAACGCCTTCGCGCTATCCCCGGTTTGAGTTGTCCCACACCCGATGGTGCTTTTTACTTGTTTATTAATATCAGTAAAACAGGCTTGACTTCTCTGGAATTTTGTGATGCGCTCCTAGAAAATCAGCAAGTTGCTGCTATTCCGGGTATTGCGTTTGGGGCAGATGATTGTATTCGCCTGTCTTACGCCACTGACATGAGTACGATCGAAAAAGGTATGGAACGGTTGGATAAATTTGTGCGATCGCGAATATAA